A DNA window from Pseudodesulfovibrio thermohalotolerans contains the following coding sequences:
- a CDS encoding type 2 periplasmic-binding domain-containing protein, translated as MRAVLRYTLTRLRLMCGNAALAAACVALCLLAAATGHAREPYRIGFSPDAMVHVKARERLEAVYRRAGLPVEFVSLPTKRSLVLASDGILDGDAGRIPNLEKNYPSLIRVNVPLLELIGTAYVLKKREMERFDKSLLDEMTVGAVRGVLWAERVMAGRPLVLVNNYETLFNMLLEGRIDIALGSRSSAEKAFREQAGRFDGIRGLSPSAFRTPFYHYLHEKNARIVPRLEKALRELRAEGR; from the coding sequence ATGCGAGCCGTTCTGCGATATACTCTGACCCGTCTGCGGCTGATGTGTGGCAATGCCGCCCTCGCGGCCGCGTGCGTCGCGCTGTGTCTGCTGGCCGCCGCGACGGGCCATGCCCGCGAACCCTATCGGATAGGCTTCTCGCCCGACGCCATGGTTCACGTGAAGGCCAGGGAGCGCCTTGAAGCGGTCTACAGGCGGGCGGGACTGCCGGTGGAGTTCGTATCACTGCCGACGAAACGATCCCTGGTCCTGGCCAGCGACGGCATCCTGGACGGAGACGCGGGGCGCATCCCGAATCTGGAAAAGAATTACCCCTCGTTGATCCGGGTGAACGTTCCGCTCCTGGAACTGATCGGAACTGCCTATGTGCTCAAAAAACGGGAAATGGAACGCTTCGACAAAAGCCTGCTCGACGAGATGACGGTGGGAGCGGTCAGGGGAGTCCTCTGGGCCGAGCGGGTCATGGCCGGGCGTCCGCTGGTTCTGGTCAACAATTATGAGACCCTGTTCAACATGCTCCTTGAGGGGCGTATCGACATCGCCCTGGGGAGCAGAAGCAGCGCCGAAAAGGCCTTTCGCGAACAGGCGGGGCGGTTCGACGGAATTCGTGGGCTGTCCCCGTCCGCTTTCAGGACCCCCTTTTATCATTACCTGCACGAGAAGAACGCGCGTATCGTGCCTCGGCTTGAAAAGGCCTTGCGGGAGCTGCGCGCCGAGGGTCGCTGA
- a CDS encoding glutamine amidotransferase, with protein MQKILIVKTGGTFPDYAVERGDFVDWTAQGLRLAADRWESVDVQAGEPLPAPAKFAGSVITGSHDMVTDGFPWIEDAKAWIRQAVHARLPLLGICFGHQLMADALGGRAGYHPDGLEIGTADITLTGAAGDDPLFRGLPECFPGHVTHSQTALELPPGATLLATGLHDPHQSFRVGESAWGVQFHPEFDAPAILDYITRREPELRKNSLDSARIRAMVRDTPESASLLERFSAYCMSR; from the coding sequence ATGCAAAAGATTCTGATTGTGAAAACAGGCGGCACTTTTCCCGACTATGCTGTGGAACGGGGTGATTTCGTGGACTGGACCGCCCAGGGACTGAGGTTGGCCGCCGACAGGTGGGAGAGCGTCGATGTCCAAGCCGGAGAACCCCTGCCAGCCCCGGCAAAGTTCGCGGGCAGCGTAATCACCGGCTCCCACGACATGGTCACGGACGGGTTCCCCTGGATCGAGGACGCCAAGGCCTGGATACGGCAGGCCGTGCACGCCCGGCTGCCCCTGCTCGGCATCTGTTTCGGCCATCAGCTCATGGCGGACGCCCTTGGCGGCAGGGCGGGCTACCACCCGGACGGGTTGGAGATCGGCACGGCGGATATCACCCTGACCGGCGCGGCCGGTGACGACCCGCTCTTTCGCGGTCTGCCGGAATGCTTTCCCGGGCACGTGACCCACTCCCAGACCGCTCTCGAACTGCCCCCCGGCGCAACACTCCTCGCCACGGGCTTGCACGACCCGCACCAGTCCTTTCGCGTGGGCGAATCCGCCTGGGGCGTGCAGTTCCATCCCGAATTCGACGCGCCCGCCATCCTCGATTACATAACCCGGCGCGAACCGGAACTGAGGAAAAACTCACTGGACTCGGCCCGCATCCGGGCAATGGTCCGCGACACCCCGGAGTCCGCATCCCTTCTCGAACGGTTCTCGGCCTACTGCATGTCCCGCTGA
- a CDS encoding M48 family metalloprotease has translation MKSIRNRSRLTRREFLKAGAMTAAAAGLAGCAKNPVTGQSEFMLVSEEEEIQLDRQASPQQLSNDYGTTQDTVLNDYVSGVGKSLSDKSHRPQMPYNYHVVNANYVNAYAFPGGTIACTRGILLEVDNEAEMAALLGHEIGHVNARHTASRMSSQMVVGGLTSLGGAAIGAKYGGTWGAVAGSLGGLGAGLLLASYSRDDERQADALGLEYMTRAEYNPDGMVGLMEMLNEQHDREPSALEVMFATHPMSAERLSTARQEASKKYYGARQYAFYRERYMDHTVDLRKIGPAIRDLQDAEKLGGEKKYTQAEEKAGAALRLAPEDYTGLLLMSKLLIAQEKYNEALAYARHAREVYPEEAQANQVAGLLLIQAKEYDQAHEAFAAYDKALPGNPYAAFYMGYAREGMGHRDEAAEDYYKFLQQVNQGKQAQHAYNRLVEWGYVR, from the coding sequence ATGAAATCCATACGAAACCGTTCGCGTCTCACGCGGCGGGAGTTTCTCAAGGCCGGAGCCATGACCGCGGCCGCCGCGGGGTTGGCTGGCTGCGCCAAGAATCCGGTCACGGGCCAGAGCGAGTTCATGCTGGTCAGCGAGGAGGAGGAAATTCAGCTGGACCGCCAGGCCTCGCCTCAGCAGTTGTCCAATGACTACGGCACCACCCAGGATACGGTTTTGAACGACTATGTGTCCGGTGTGGGCAAGTCCCTGTCCGACAAGTCCCATCGGCCGCAGATGCCCTACAACTACCATGTGGTCAATGCCAACTACGTGAACGCATACGCCTTTCCCGGCGGCACCATAGCCTGCACCCGGGGCATTCTGCTCGAAGTCGACAACGAGGCCGAGATGGCCGCGCTCCTCGGTCACGAGATCGGCCACGTCAACGCTCGGCACACGGCCTCGCGCATGAGTTCGCAGATGGTCGTGGGCGGTCTGACCTCATTGGGCGGCGCGGCCATCGGAGCCAAGTACGGCGGGACCTGGGGAGCCGTGGCGGGCAGCCTTGGCGGTCTCGGGGCCGGGTTGCTCCTCGCGTCCTACAGCCGCGACGACGAACGGCAGGCCGATGCGCTGGGCCTGGAATACATGACCCGCGCCGAATACAACCCGGACGGCATGGTCGGGCTCATGGAGATGCTCAACGAGCAGCACGACCGCGAGCCGAGCGCTCTGGAAGTCATGTTCGCCACCCACCCCATGAGCGCGGAGAGGTTGTCCACGGCCCGTCAGGAAGCCAGCAAGAAGTATTACGGGGCCAGGCAGTACGCCTTTTATCGCGAGCGGTATATGGACCACACCGTTGATCTCCGCAAGATCGGTCCCGCCATCCGGGACTTGCAGGATGCGGAAAAGCTCGGCGGAGAGAAGAAGTACACCCAGGCCGAGGAAAAGGCGGGCGCGGCGCTGCGGCTTGCGCCCGAGGATTACACCGGCCTTTTGCTTATGTCCAAGCTGCTGATTGCGCAGGAAAAATATAATGAAGCCCTGGCCTATGCCCGGCACGCCAGGGAAGTCTATCCCGAAGAGGCGCAAGCCAATCAGGTGGCCGGATTGCTCCTTATTCAGGCCAAGGAGTACGATCAGGCCCACGAGGCCTTCGCCGCTTATGACAAGGCGCTTCCCGGCAATCCCTACGCAGCCTTCTACATGGGATACGCCCGGGAAGGCATGGGCCACCGCGATGAGGCCGCCGAAGATTACTACAAGTTCCTCCAGCAGGTGAACCAGGGCAAGCAGGCGCAGCACGCCTACAACCGTCTGGTGGAATGGGGGTACGTGCGGTAG
- a CDS encoding DUF362 domain-containing protein: MDVFERIMNRRRCVKTMLTLGAGLLAGVKPVYGAEPAPRARVAVVRTGDRVKGVEQALAEFDLTGFKEKSVALKANYNSADPFPASTHPDTLLTLSRALKSAGAGSMTLVERSGMGETDSVLRKMGAYRVAETAGFDVVVMDDLDKNGFVRETPPGTHWKKGFLLERHFAEADKVVQTCCLKTHQFGGHFTMSLKNVVGAIAKHDPESGYNYMSELHSSPLQRTLIAEISQAFRNDLIVMDGMSAFVDGGPHRGTEVSTNVIIAGTDPVAVDAVGVAILRMYGTTHEVATGRVFEQEQLRRAAELGLGASRARDIDLVPVGQDAENFVKRIRKELDA; this comes from the coding sequence ATGGACGTTTTCGAGCGAATCATGAATCGGCGAAGGTGCGTCAAGACCATGCTGACCCTCGGGGCCGGACTGCTTGCGGGGGTAAAGCCGGTTTACGGCGCGGAACCGGCCCCGCGCGCCAGGGTCGCGGTGGTCCGCACCGGGGACCGGGTCAAAGGGGTCGAGCAGGCGCTGGCCGAATTCGACCTGACCGGGTTCAAGGAAAAATCCGTGGCCCTCAAGGCCAATTACAACAGCGCGGACCCGTTTCCCGCTTCCACGCATCCCGACACCCTGCTCACCCTGTCCCGGGCGCTCAAGAGCGCGGGCGCGGGATCGATGACCCTGGTGGAACGCAGCGGCATGGGCGAGACCGACTCCGTTCTGCGAAAGATGGGCGCGTATCGCGTCGCCGAGACCGCTGGCTTCGACGTGGTGGTCATGGACGACCTCGACAAGAACGGTTTCGTGCGCGAGACGCCGCCCGGAACCCACTGGAAAAAGGGATTTCTCCTGGAACGCCATTTCGCGGAGGCGGACAAGGTGGTCCAGACCTGCTGTCTCAAGACCCATCAGTTCGGCGGACACTTCACCATGTCCCTGAAAAACGTTGTCGGGGCCATCGCCAAACACGATCCCGAGAGCGGCTACAACTACATGTCGGAGCTCCACTCCTCCCCCTTGCAGCGCACACTCATCGCCGAGATCAGCCAGGCGTTCCGCAACGACCTCATCGTCATGGACGGCATGTCCGCCTTTGTCGACGGCGGCCCTCACCGGGGAACCGAGGTGTCGACAAACGTCATTATCGCGGGCACCGATCCTGTGGCCGTGGACGCTGTGGGCGTCGCTATTCTACGCATGTACGGCACCACGCATGAAGTCGCAACGGGCCGCGTTTTCGAGCAGGAGCAGTTGCGCCGCGCCGCCGAACTCGGGCTCGGCGCGTCCCGCGCCCGTGACATCGACCTTGTGCCCGTGGGGCAGGACGCCGAGAATTTCGTGAAGCGAATCCGTAAGGAACTGGACGCCTGA